One stretch of Elusimicrobiaceae bacterium DNA includes these proteins:
- a CDS encoding MFS transporter, producing MTGPDKTSTLAGWTVVCASFTLIFGFSAVDHAISPLVESFSVFYGEPLNRVLWLISTCTAGIVCGILAGPALLKAGGPDRLARAGAALLVVPLAFFLLGGRFHGALAARFLFGLGAGMTSTVMWWLTYEGVPRRYYTAMVTVLMAARPMAVAAGVPLAGYIAYRANWRWAFAVFLVLIIAGGLVLLAALADKKTEPAPLRLAGFFSAYRAVLAEPNAILYYGGLMLTRICYFGFYSMLGIWMIKYYGLDVSGITLQLTYIGMAETLVNFIIPPVLGMGRRKVFDASVLLSAVLFIAMVYGALPLWGSVLLIAGFVMFDRVYTMAGVMAIPEIFPALTDKTATGNMVTLTSWIGLAVISAAEGAFLSLERVPAMATALVACLLVGLACLYRVQPKT from the coding sequence ATGACCGGGCCGGATAAAACCTCAACCCTGGCAGGCTGGACGGTGGTCTGCGCCTCGTTCACCCTGATCTTCGGTTTTTCGGCGGTGGATCACGCCATCTCGCCGCTGGTGGAAAGTTTTTCCGTGTTTTACGGCGAACCGCTGAACCGGGTGCTCTGGCTCATTTCCACCTGCACCGCGGGAATAGTGTGCGGCATTCTGGCGGGTCCGGCACTGCTGAAAGCCGGCGGGCCGGACCGGCTGGCCAGAGCCGGAGCCGCGCTGCTGGTTGTGCCGCTCGCGTTTTTTCTTCTGGGCGGGCGGTTTCACGGCGCGCTCGCCGCGCGGTTTCTGTTCGGGCTGGGCGCGGGGATGACCAGCACGGTCATGTGGTGGCTGACTTACGAGGGCGTGCCGCGCCGTTATTATACTGCCATGGTAACCGTGCTGATGGCCGCCCGCCCGATGGCGGTTGCGGCGGGAGTGCCGCTCGCGGGCTATATAGCGTACCGCGCGAACTGGCGGTGGGCGTTTGCGGTGTTTCTGGTTCTGATAATAGCGGGCGGACTGGTTCTGCTGGCCGCGCTGGCGGATAAAAAAACCGAACCCGCGCCGCTGCGGCTGGCCGGTTTTTTCTCGGCCTACCGCGCTGTGCTGGCCGAGCCGAACGCCATACTGTATTACGGCGGGCTGATGCTGACGAGAATCTGCTATTTCGGGTTTTACTCGATGCTCGGAATCTGGATGATAAAATATTACGGGCTTGACGTAAGCGGAATCACCCTCCAGCTGACATACATAGGCATGGCGGAAACGCTCGTTAACTTCATTATTCCGCCGGTTCTGGGAATGGGTCGCAGAAAAGTTTTTGACGCAAGCGTGCTGCTGTCGGCGGTTTTGTTTATCGCGATGGTCTACGGGGCGCTGCCGCTCTGGGGCTCGGTGCTTTTGATAGCCGGTTTTGTCATGTTCGACCGGGTATATACAATGGCCGGGGTGATGGCGATCCCGGAAATATTTCCAGCACTGACCGACAAAACGGCTACCGGCAACATGGTAACCCTGACCTCGTGGATCGGGCTGGCCGTTATCTCCGCCGCAGAAGGCGCGTTTCTCAGCCTTGAGCGGGTGCCGGCCATGGCGACCGCGCTTGTCGCCTGCCTGCTGGTCGGGCTGGCCTGCCTGTACCGGGTTCAGCCTAAAACCTGA